In Paenibacillus dendritiformis, the DNA window TGTCCTTTATGTGGGTCGGGCTTTACCTGATACTGGGGGGGCTTTCCGCTATCGGCCGATTGTTCGCGATCATTTTTCCCATTACGGTGATTATCTTTGTCGTCATTGCCGCGATGAGCTTCAAAATCTTCGATCTGGGCAACCTGCGCCCAGTGCTTGGACTGGGTATCATGCCTGTATTGAAGGGCGTCAGAACGACAGGACTGTCGTTCACCGGATATGAGATCATGCTCATTTTGCAGGCGTATATGCTTCGCCCCCGGCAAGCGGCCCATGCGGTGGTGTTCGGGGTATCGATTCCGCTTCTCTTCTATGTCACGACGGTCGTCATGGTGATCGGAGCGCTATCGGTGGAAGGCGTGATTAGCCGCGCTTGGCCCATGATCACCTTAATCCGGAGCTTTGAATTTCCGGGCATTTTTTTCGAACGGTATGAGTCGCTGATGCTTGTCATCTGGATTATGCAAATTTTTGCAACGTACGTCATCACGCATTACGCGGCAGCTCAGGGGTTGGCCATCATGTTCAACACAGAGCTTCGCCCGTTTCAGTACGCGATGATTCCGATCGTGTTCATTGTCGCGATGCTTCCGAAAAATATTAATGATCTTTTCCAGTTCGCCAATACTATCGGGAATACCGGAATCGTGCTGTTCGGCGCGCTGCCTGTCGTACTGCTCGGGATTGTGAAGCTGCGGGGTGTAAGAAATGGGCAAAAGACATAAATGGAGGCGGGCGCTGTCATGTGCAATGGTTGCGCTGCTCTTCCTGACCGCAGGGTGCTGGAGCGCCAGGGAGATCGAGGATCTGGGAATCGCGATCGGGACCGCGGTCGATATCGGCAAGGAGACGAAACTCCAGCAAAGTCTGGAGGAAGAGGGCGGCGATTATTCGAAAAAAAACATGCTGACGATGACCTACCAAGTCGTCGAGCCCGGGGGCGGCGCAGGGGCGGGAAAAGGACAGCCGGGCACTCAGAAAAAATACCGCAATATTTCGGTAACGGGGGATTCACTCCATGAACTGACGCGGGAAATCGCCTTGAGCCGCGCCCGCCCTATTTTCGGCCAGCATCATAAAGTCATCGTCCTCAGCGACAAGCTGGCTCGGACGCACAGTTTGCGCCAGCTGCTTGATTTATTCATGCGGGAGCAGGAATTTCGGCCGAGCTGCCGCCTGTTCATCAGCAAGGGAGAGGCACGCAAGACATTGGAGCTCAAGGACCAAACCGTGTTCCCCGCCATGCGGCTGACCGGGATCAGCGACAACCAGTACCGGAACAGCCGGCTGCTGCCGCCGATGCCGTTAACGAAGGTGCTTCACGAGATCAATGCATCGTCCAGCTTCCTGCTTCAGAACCTCATTACGGCGGAGGGAGAAGTGAAGCTGGCCGGGGCTTCGGTCATCTATGGCAAGACCGGGAAGCTAATCGGATTTCTCGATGAGGAGCAGTTGGAGGCCGTCAACTGGATCACCGGAGACATCAAAGGCGGTGTTGTCAAGTCCCATGACAAGAGGACCGGGGACATCTTCGTCTATGAGATAACTTCCC includes these proteins:
- a CDS encoding spore germination protein — its product is MKSVKMGGEQGITTQQAAVFVGNFILGVGILTLPRQAAEKVQTPDIWLSVILGGLLAMLAGIILVKLGEYFPGRTFYEYSESIVGKWLSPILNLAVIAYFIATSGHVVRSLAEVTVLFLLEGTPRWAIILSFMWVGLYLILGGLSAIGRLFAIIFPITVIIFVVIAAMSFKIFDLGNLRPVLGLGIMPVLKGVRTTGLSFTGYEIMLILQAYMLRPRQAAHAVVFGVSIPLLFYVTTVVMVIGALSVEGVISRAWPMITLIRSFEFPGIFFERYESLMLVIWIMQIFATYVITHYAAAQGLAIMFNTELRPFQYAMIPIVFIVAMLPKNINDLFQFANTIGNTGIVLFGALPVVLLGIVKLRGVRNGQKT
- a CDS encoding Ger(x)C family spore germination protein, which encodes MGKRHKWRRALSCAMVALLFLTAGCWSAREIEDLGIAIGTAVDIGKETKLQQSLEEEGGDYSKKNMLTMTYQVVEPGGGAGAGKGQPGTQKKYRNISVTGDSLHELTREIALSRARPIFGQHHKVIVLSDKLARTHSLRQLLDLFMREQEFRPSCRLFISKGEARKTLELKDQTVFPAMRLTGISDNQYRNSRLLPPMPLTKVLHEINASSSFLLQNLITAEGEVKLAGASVIYGKTGKLIGFLDEEQLEAVNWITGDIKGGVVKSHDKRTGDIFVYEITSLKSDIRSRIERGRIAFDIRIESEGRLAEQWSSERDDFDSRYLQQVEADAAKQMEARIADMLHKVQKEYRADVLRLGDHVRIHYPRLWTKWKKDWDEIFADAEIRCNVRLKVKEFGTTSIKAK